Proteins from one Scleropages formosus chromosome 14, fSclFor1.1, whole genome shotgun sequence genomic window:
- the LOC108920468 gene encoding zinc finger protein ZIC 4-like: METLFGKRKIAGKPLLDLAATGAHVDQNVPGLLGLRGYHPPSCHSHLAREEMGHDPATVALSCPGAEHPAQAGAIIKNSALHHRPAPGKRAEAHVAGGPRGSSLSSTARVQVAGAKASCRSSRGCNPRRELEPSASAMPRAFGEQQCTAPSAHHQGVFLHPAAGAHAGHAVGADHALLAGLRDDAALDFNHFALNGRLGLQDLYRTAETTGPTPDRLGTSLHAYNSENVHVSVASGRRAAAAAAAAAADALLRCARQPGVKQELICKWIDRHQSPGKPCSRTFGSMYELVGHVSVEHVGGPEQSSHVCFWERCPREGKAFKAKYKLINHIRVHTGEKPFPCPFPGCGKVFARSENLKIHKRTHTGEKPFKCEFAGCDRKFANSSDRKKHSHVHTSDKPYYCKVQGCNKSYTHPSSLRKHMKVHFSTSPPPSPDKPPLRSSCGSLGESLSPTSGPPRGLSDILSPKLTNISEWYVCQGSAAPSVLCTPPSDTLTSDSEDSFKNSDLRTIF, translated from the exons ATGGAAACTCTTTTCGGCAAGAGGAAAATAGCGGGAAAACCACTCCTGGATTTGGCTGCAACCGGAGCCCATGTTGATCAGAACGTGCCAGGCCTCCTGGGCTTACGGGGGTATCACCCTCCCTCGTGCCATTCGCACCTTGCACGTGAGGAGATGGGTCACGATCCCGCCACGGTGGCGCTCTCGTGTCCCGGAGCCGAACACCCGGCACAGGCAGGCGCCATAATAAAGAACAGCGCCCTTCATCATCGCCCTGCCCCTGGGAAGCGCGCCGAAGCTCACGTCGCCGGGGGACCTCGCGGGTCTTCTCTCAGCAGCACAGCACGTGTGCAGGTGGCGGGCGCCAAAGCGAGCTGCAGATCCAGCAGGGGCTGCAACCCCAGGAGAGAGCTCGAACCCTCGGCCTCGGCCATGCCGCGTGCGTTCGGCGAGCAGCAGTGCACGGCCCCCTCTGCGCATCACCAGGGGGTGTTCCTCCACCCAGCAGCAGGTGCGCACGCCGGGCACGCGGTAGGTGCCGATCATGCGCTCCTCGCCGGACTTCGCGATGACGCCGCCCTAGATTTCAACCACTTCGCTCTGAACGGGCGACTGGGTCTCCAGGACTTGTACAGAACCGCGGAGACCACGGGCCCCACGCCCGACCGCCTCGGCACGAGTCTTCACGCCTACAACTCGGAGAACGTGCACGTGAGCGTGGCTTCCGGCAGacgcgcggcggcggcggctgcggcggcggcggcggacgCCTTGCTGAGGTGCGCGAGGCAGCCCGGCGTCAAGCAAGAGCTGATCTGCAAGTGGATCGACCGGCACCAGAGTCCGGGGAAGCCCTGTTCCAGAACATTCGGCAGCATGTACGAGCTGGTGGGCCACGTGTCGGTGGAGCACGTCGGCGGTCCCGAGCAGAGCAGCCACGTGTGCTTCTGGGAGCGGTGCCCGCGGGAGGGAAAGGCGTTTAAAGCCAAGTACAAACTGATCAATCACATCAGGGTGCACACGGGCGAGAAGCCCTTCCCGTGTCCCTTCCCGGGCTGCGGCAAAGTGTTCGCGCGATCCGAGAACCTCAAGATTCACAAGAGGACGCACACGG GGGAAAAgccttttaaatgtgaatttgctGGCTGCGACAGGAAGTTTGCCAACAGCAGTGACAGAAAGAAGCACTCCCACGTCCACACGAGCGACAAGCCCTACTACTGCAAAGTGCAGGGCTGCAACAAGTCCTACACGCACCCCAGCTCACTGAGGAAACACatgaaagtgcatttcagcacTTCTCCACCCCCATCTCCCGATAAGCCCCCTTTGCGCTCCTCGTGCGGCTCTCTCGGAGAGTCCCTGTCCCCGACCTCTGGCCCTCCGAGGGGCCTTTCGGACATCCTTTCCCCTAAATTGACTAACATCAGTGAGTGGTATGTGTGCCAGGGGAGCGCAGCACCCAGTGTCCTTTGCACACCTCCCAGTGACACTCTTACGTCTGATTCGGAGGACTCTTTCAAAAACTCAGACCTAAGGACAATATTCTGA